The Ostrinia nubilalis chromosome 17, ilOstNubi1.1, whole genome shotgun sequence genome contains a region encoding:
- the LOC135080169 gene encoding endoplasmic reticulum metallopeptidase 1-like, with amino-acid sequence MVQEYIKENVVVPAPVTPRVLAAALAAALLALAGVALIDLALPEPLQRGAPPERFIAELAHEHLVNLTAIGPRVAGSYENEVAAVRVLVEALKDIARAASPHNHVEIDLHRASGAFSLSFFDGMNNVYRDVQSVVARVRGAGGAPGAALLLNCHFDTVPDSPGASDDGAGCAVLLETLRALAAAPRPLRHSAVFLFNGAEENIMQASHAFITQHRWAKSVRAFINIEACGAGGREVLFQAGPHDPWIVEVYAGAVPHPFASSLAQELFESGLIPADTDFRIFRDFGRLSGVDLAWSANGYVYHTRLDTAERVPRAALQRTGDNVLALAHGLLASESLESEVDRMSRQPVFFDVLGWVVVSARAPLALALAAGALALLLLRLRLAAGAARAQRAAARADGTLVAVYVRARDWWALVARCCGRALLAAAGGAGAAVAVAAALHAAGARLSCYSRGWLLAPLYALPALATAAYLANRSGGRAAWERGWWGARAAGDAGAALWAALLLLCALLRLRSGFVPFMWVLLPTLADLAATLLRAGGRARACWWAAGAALPLLQTCYLALGSLAMFVPIMGRAGSSPVPPDVALATIVSTLVLAACSWMFPFVVAARGVKKMAAGMWAVTALTAALVLLTPLGAPYSAERPQRFMIFHVTRTEHGAGGPRTDHLYWMPDLDPNTPHTVDDVVPEMRAARPTPAADCERHPYCGAAYCLPVLALVPRAHWLPAPAPPPARPYARTELHATRVRLAPELHELRLNITGPSHVVVIVSPAAGGRVVWSSALAPLREAAPWGARRTYFLALHTARAPRERPWS; translated from the exons ATG GTTCAGGAGTACATAAAAGAGAACGTGGTGGTCCCCGCGCCGGTGACGCCGCGCGTGCtggcggcggcgctggcggcGGCGCTGCTGGCGCTGGCGGGCGTGGCGCTCATCGACCTGGCGCTGCCCGAGCCGCTGCAGCGCGGCGCGCCGCCCGAGCGCTTCATCGCCGAGCTGGCGCACGAGCACCTCGTCAACCTCACGGCCATCGGCCCCCGG GTGGCGGGCAGCTACGAGAACGAGGTGGCGGCCGTGCGCGTGCTGGTGGAGGCGCTCAAGGACATCGCGCGCGCCGCGTCGCCGCACAACCACGTCGAGATCGACTTGCATCGCGCCAGTGGCGCCTTTTCGCTGTCATTCTTCGATG GCATGAACAACGTGTACCGCGACGTGCAGAGCGTGGTGGCGCGCGTTCGCGGCGCGGGGGGCGCGCCCGGCGCCGCGCTGCTGCTCAACTGCCACTTCGACACCGTGCCCGACAGCCCCG GCGCGAGCGACGACGGCGCGGGCTGCGCGGTGCTGCTGGAGACGCTGCGCGCGctggccgccgcgccgcgcccgctgcgCCACTCCGCCGTGTTCCTGTTCAACGGCGCCGAGGAGAACATCATGCAGGCCTCGCACGCCTTCATCACGCAGCACCG ATGGGCTAAAAGTGTGCGCGCGTTCATCAACATCGAGGCgtgcggcgcgggcgggcgggAGGTGCTGTTCCAGGCCGGCCCGCATGACCCCTGGATCGTGGAG GTGTACGCGGGCGCGGTGCCGCACCCGTTCGCGTCGTCGCTGGCGCAGGAGCTGTTCGAGAGCGGGCTGATCCCCGCGGACACGGATTTCCGCATTTTCCGCGATTTCGGTCGCCTCTCTG GTGTGGACCTGGCGTGGAGCGCCAACGGGTACGTGTACCACACGCGCCTCGACACGGCCGAGCGCGTGCCGCGCGCCGCGCTGCAGCGCACCGGCGACAACGTGCTGGCGCTCGCGCACG GGCTGCTGGCCAGCGAGAGCCTGGAGTCGGAGGTGGACCGCATGTCGCGCCAGCCGGTGTTCTTCGACGTGCTGGGCTGGGTGGTGGtgtcggcgcgcgcgccgctggCGCTGGCGCTGGCGGCCGGCGCGCtggcgctgctgctgctgcggcTGCGGCTGGCGGCCGGCGCGGCCCGCGCGCAGC GTGCGGCGGCGCGGGCTGACGGGACGCTTGTTGCAGTGTACGTGCGCGCGCGCGACTGGTGGGCGCTGGTGGCGCGGTGCTGCGGGCGCGCGCTgctggcggcggcgggcggcgcgggcgcggcggtggcggtggcggcggcgctgcacgcggcgggcgcgcgcctCAGCTGCTACTCGCGCGGCTGGCTGCTGGCGCCGCTCTACGCGCTGCCGGCGCTCGCCACCGCCGCGTACTTGGCGAATCGCTCAG GCGGGCGCGCGGCGTGGGAGCGCGGCTGgtggggcgcgcgcgcggcgggcgacgcgggcgcggcgctgtgggcggcgctgctgctgctgtgcGCGCTGCTGCGGCTGCGCTCGGGCTTCGTGCCCTTCATGTGGGTGCTGCTGCCCACGCTGGCGGACCTGGCCGCGACGCTGCTGCGCGCCGGCG ggcgggcgcgcgcgtgctggtgggcggcgggcgcggcgctgcCGCTGCTGCAGACGTGCTACCTGGCGCTGGGCTCGCTGGCCATGTTCGTGCCCATCATGGGCCGCGCCGGCTCCTCGCCCGTGCCGCCCGAC GTGGCGCTGGCGACGATAGTGTCGACGCTCGTCCTGGCGGCGTGCAGCTGGATGTTTCCCTTCGTGGTGGCGGCTAGAGGTGTGAAGAAAATG GCGGCGGGCATGTGGGCGGTGACGGCGCTGACGGCGGCGCTGGTGCTGCTGACGCCGCTGGGCGCGCCCTACAGCGCCGAGCGGCCGCAGCGCTTCATGATCTTCCACGTCACCAGGACCGAGCACGGCGCCGGCGGCCCGCGCACCGACCACCTGTACTGGATGCCCGACCTCGACCCCAACACGCCCCACACGGTCGACGACGTCG TGCCGGAGATGCGCGCGGCGCGGCCCACGCCAGCGGCGGACTGCGAGCGGCACCCGTACTGCGGCGCCGCCTACTGCCTGCCCGTGCTGGCGCTGGTGCCGCGCGCGCACTGgctgcccgcgcccgcgccgccgcccgcccggCCCTACGCGCGCACCGAGTTGCACGCCACGCGCGTCCGCCTCGCGCCCGAGCTCCACGAGCTGCGGCTCAACATCACCG GGCCGAGCCACGTGGTGGTGATCGTGTCGCCGGCGGCGGGCGGGCGCGTGGTGTGGAGCAGCGCGCTGGCGCCGCTGCGCGAGGCGGCGCCGTGGGGCGCGCGCCGCACGTACTTCCTGGCGCTGCACACGGCGCGCGCCCCGCGGGAGCGGCCCTGGAGC
- the LOC135080170 gene encoding enhancer of mRNA-decapping protein 3, which translates to MAKWIGYAVSVNCGEPLGCYQGTILEADGNTITLTKAFRNGFPYPKAQVTLNAADIRDLKIIETRPEPAEPTHSTVAVTKSNKKGQRATVCENLQANPTNSGHQFCLSVAPSSSRAQTARAGGSAPAPARSKPIEIQGNRNNNKNNTHAGSYGNSGTTPKGRGGGGGAYEKARRRNEACFGEAASPAIDDDFDFEGNLALFDKRALWESMRNSKPDLVRQADEAGKLRHDENVLGGGGGASARRAIRVPDELRGPLDYVTDDAVLVPAVAPALRRRLWDGLERLGLGDSARTLLARGAADVCLRLVGGGRRLDPRNAHQTPVVALLAAPAAPGAAAAARCLRLLHSHGARVALHVAGEGACRELDAELAALALSGVRACALDALPSPDLVLLALPGAGAAAALAWARAARAATVAVEPPEAGWEAAGVRCRAAVQALLPAALGAGLGRVYLVDVAPPPPLFREQRVAYRPPFGAQPVLALHVADHADAEPAP; encoded by the exons ATGGCGAAGTGGATAGGTTACGCAGTTTCTGTCAACTGTGGTGAGCCTCTGGGTTGTTATCAAGGAACTATTTTAGAGGCAGATGGAAACACAATTACCCTCACAAAAGCATTTAGAAATGGTTTTCCTTATCCCAAAGCGCAAGTGACTCTCAA TGCTGCTGACATTCGGGACCTGAAGATCATCGAAACGCGGCCGGAGCCTGCTGAACCGACCCACAGCACGGTAGCAGTCACTAAAAGTAATAAGAAAGGTCAACGAGCTACTGTTTGTGAGAATTTGCAAGCTAATCCTACAAATTCAG GGCACCAGTTCTGCCTGAGCGTGGCGCCGAGCAGCAGCCGCGCGCAGACGGCGCGCGCGGGCGGctcggcgccggcgccggcgcgcaGCAAGCCCATCGAGATACAGGGGAACCGCAATAATAACAAGAACAATACCCATGCAG GTAGCTACGGCAACTCGGGCACGACGCCGaaggggcgcggcggcggcggcggcgcgtacGAGAAGGCGCGGCGCCGCAACGAGGCGTGCTTCGGCGAGGCCGCATCGCCCGCCATCGACGACGACTTCGACTTCGAGGGCAACCTGGCGCTGTTCGACAAGCGCGCGCTCTGGGAGAGCATGAGGAACTCCAAGCCGGACCTCGTGCGTCAGGCGGACGAG GCGGGCAAGCTGCGGCACGACGAGAACGTGCTGGGCGGCGGCGGAGGCGCGAGCGCGCGGCGCGCCATCCGCGTGCCCGACGAGCTGCGCGGGCCGCTGGACTACGTGACCGACGACGCCGTGCTGGTGCCGGCCGTGGCGCCCGCGCTGCGCCGCCGCCTGTGGGACGGGCTGGAGCGCCTGGGGCTGGGCGACAGCGCGCGCACGCTGCTGGCGCGCGGCGCCGCCGACGTGTGCCTGCGGCTGGTGGGCGGCGGCCGGCGCCTCGACCCGCGCAACGCGCACCAGACGCCGGTGGTGGCGCTGctggccgcgcccgccgcgcccggcgCCGCCGCGGCCGCGCGCTGCCTGCGCCTGCTGCACTCGCACGGCGCGCGCGTGGCGCTGCACGTGGCGGGCGAGGGCGCGTGCCGCGAGCTGGACGCGGAGCTGGCGGCGCTGGCGCTGAGCGGCGTGCGGGCGTGCGCGCTGGACGCGCTGCCCAGCCCCGACCTGGTGCTGCTGGCGCTGCCGGGCgcgggcgccgccgccgcgctggcctgggcgcgcgccgcccgcgccgccaccgTGGCCGTCG AGCCGCCCGAGGCGGGCTGGGAGGCTGCGGGCGTGCGCTGCCGCGCGGCGGTGCAGGCGCTGCTGCCGGCGGCGCTGGGCGCGGGGCTGGGCCGCGTGTACCTGGTGGAcgtggcgccgccgccgccgctgttcCGCGAGCAGCGCGTGGCCTACCGCCCGCCCTTCGGCGCGCAGCCCGTGCTGGCGCTGCACGTGGCCGACCACGCCGACGCCGAGCCCGCGCCCTGA